The DNA region CTATTTTGTAGCAAAGGAATCTCACCCTTTGAGAGCAAAGGAGGCAGGTGCTCATTTTCTGTCAAGCTTGATCATTGAGCCTCTTGGCTTTTTCCCCCTgctatctttttcttctccattgtACTTTTCCCAAGCATCTGAGAGatgtctttgtatttatttttcaggtagcagatattgtttctttttttttttttcccccattgagCACTCTTTCAAAACAAGGAGcattttctgtgtctcttttcttgAGCATTTTTCTCCATTAAGAAAAAAACCGGTCCCTCTTATTGTAAGGTAGTCAAAACAGTTATTCCATCCTACAGTAGAGTTGTAACAAAAGGAGTTTTGGGGAGTACATAGGAGCCCTATTACTGCAGAAAAATGAGAGGTGAAAGGAGAGGAGAATTACCTGTAAGTGACTTGACTTGATCAGATTTGGTGGTGCTGTGAATGAACATGAACTTAACTCTTCACAGGGGGAGAGAACCACTGTGATAAAGGCAGGGCACTGGGAAGAAGATGTGCTGAGAAGTGTTTCAGAGAAACCTCCAGCCACTAAAGATGGAAAACCAGACAGTAAGTGAACTGAACCAAACACAGCTTCAGCCTCGAGCCGTGGTGGCCCTAGAATACCAAGTGGTCACCATCTTCCTTGTGCTCATTATCTGTGGTCTGGGCATCGTGGGCAACATCATGGTAGTCCTGGTGGTCATGAGAGCCAAGCACATGAGGACGCCCACAAACTGCTACCTGGTGAGTCTAGCAGTAGCTGATCTCATGGTCCTGGTGGCCGCAGGCCTCCCCAACATAACGGACAGTATCTATGGTTCCTGGGTTTATGGCTACGTTGGATGCCTCTGCATTACTTACCTCCAGTACTTGGGCATTAATGCATCCTCTTGTTCAATCACAGCATTTACCATTGAGAGGTACATAGCAATCTGTCACCCCATCAAAGCCCAGTTTCTCTGCACATTTTCCAGAGCCAAAAAGATCATCATCTTTGTCTGGGCTTTCACATCCATTTACTGTATGCTGTGGTTCTTCTTGCTGGATCTCAATATTAGCACCTATAAAGATGCTATTGTGGTGTCCTGTGGCTACAAGATCTCCAGGAATTACTACTCACCTATTTACCTAATGGACTTTGGTGTCTTTTATGTTGTTCCAATGATCCTGGCCACTGTCCTCTATGGATTCATAGCTAGGATCCTCTTCTTAAATCCCATTCCTTCAGATCCtaaagaaaactctaagacatggAAAAATGACTCAACCCATCAGAAGAATTTGAATTCAAAGACCTCTAGTAGATATTTCAACAGCACAGTATCTTCAAGGAAGCAGGTAAGCAAATCTGAACCTCCAAGTCCACAGAGGAAATGTGGGAGAGAGTTCCCTGTGAGATGGGATCAACTTTGCCCTACTTAGCTAATGGTAAAACTAAAATACAATCATGCAAATGTTTCACAGTGTAAACTTCTGCTTTACATATTAAATCCATCTCTAAAACAACTGAAGATCTAAAAATAGATGGGAAAATTTGGATAGCACATCAGCAGATACAAGTTCACGTGCTATTGGGATATAAGGAAATATAACAAAAACCCTAGAATTCCACCTTTAAAATGTTTGCACCTCTCTGAGAAATGTTATCAAAATATTTAGACCATTTCTGGCTTCTATAGGGAGCAACTGGATATTTTTAAGAATTCTGTTGTCTGACCAATATTTGACAAGATAGTTTGAGAAAAGATGAATCAAAAGAATAATGAAACTGAGAGGGGTTActggacttattttttttttttagccttagTGGAGAAAGATTCTATTActttctcctccacctccctACAAAGTGTCCCAGCATGTAGAAGTTCAAAACGCACTTTGCTCAGGAAATGTTCTAATAAAAGGCTAACACCAAGCTCAATTTGTTACAAAcaattattgaattttttttaaatgtctgtttttcCTGCTAAGCATAACTAAAAATCCTTTTATGTTTCAGATCACCTGAATGCTCAGGTGGTTACAGTTGAATAATGGTTTTATATGAGTTAAACAAATGGTTTAACTTTGTTTCAGTAGATATGGTTTATAAGACAATACaggaataaaatacttttatatcCTATGCACATTTACCTATAGTTACACAATTGTTCTAAGTTATCTATGAACTTGGCATTCAggtccttttccttctttgttaaacagaaaaaaaatagatggtaAACATCCTCAGAGctgaaaagaaaaacttgaaatcAACAATACTGGCTCTATGAAATGggttgaattttctttctttttttttaaatcctgcagGAATATAGTTTTTCCTATGTGCATAGATAGAAACTGAGTGTACTTTTTAAAGTAAGCACGTGAATCATCCACACTATCACTTCCTAAACTCTGGATCAGCTGAAATATGAAGAATTGTAATTGGACATTGGGCACATAGTGAAATAAGTTACTAATAAATGTAGGTGTTTTAGACATGCATGAAATGAATAATGAACTGTCActagaaagaaatatatacaacattttaaatgataCCATTATATAACACTTATTATTAAAGATGCCCAGGTGATAAAAAGACTTGAGCAACTGGGGAAGAGTTGAGCAACTATTGCCAGCTCTTAGATTTCTGTTGCTTTGGGTCTAGCAGTACTACCTAATACAAGGCATATTTACTGGGCCTTGTATTGGGCATCTATTACCCAAAACTTGATTAAGGGAAACTTAGAGagatctgttggccatctgccaAGACAAACATTAAGAGAGTAAAGAATACAATAAGAGAGTAAAGAATATGTACATCTCAGTTAGAGACTAAACGTGGGGTAATGTCTGTAGCAAAGAAGGTCAGGGAGTAGATTAATTCATTAGACTCTAATTTAGATCCTTGTTTCAAATTCTAAAAAATTGTTTGTCTGGTCTAATATCTTCCCTTTCAATTATAGTCATTAGCACCTATCAGCATTAATAATGTGCTTTAAATTGCTAATTGTGTTACATGTTCACACTCTTATTTCAAAGCTGTTACAAATAGGCTGCCCTTACAGAGGCTGAGTGGTAAGAGAAAAAGCCAAAGATTTGACTCCAAATACCCTAGGCTTTAAAATGCCAGGGCTCTAATCAAGCTTGGATGTATGGCCTTGGGTAAGCagaactctctgagcctcagtttcctcatctttaaggaTAAGGATAAATAGCAACCAGGGTTGGTGTGAGGGTTTAATGAAATACCTTATGAAAGGCACCTAACATAGAGTGTTGGTTCATCTGAATGTTTAATTAGTCTCATTCTgagtttttttaatatgttgGCAACTGTAAGggaaatatttattctttaaaatatgcattCACCATTTAAACAAAGATCATTTGTTGAGCAGGTGTGTATATGATATAGCAACTTCTccaaggaactttttttttttttttaatttattttttttggctgtgttgggtcttcgtttctgtgtgagggctttctctagttgtggcaagcgggggccactcttcattgcggtgcgcgggcctttcactatcgtggcctctcccgtcgcggagcacaggctcgagaagcgcaggctcagtagttggggctcacgggcctagctgctccgcggcatgtgggatcttcccagaccagggctcgaacccgtgttccctgcattagcaggcagattctcaaccactgcgccacctgggaagcccgtCCAAGGAACTTTAATAATTAGGACATTTGGAATTGTATTCAGAGCATTTGGGGTTGTCACAATAACATCCCTGTCACTTAGCatcaggagcctgggatgccaaatGACCTGAAATGTGCTAGACAGCCCTGCACAATGAAGTGCCCTGTTACAAATGTCAATAATACCCTCCTTGAGAAACAAGGGATGCCATATAAATCAATAGAAGTGTATTGAAGTAATATGTCGTGTAATTCAGTCTTGATTATAGATAGGAGGAGagttcagagaaaagaaaggaaattatgggGCTAGAGGGATCAGAGAAGCCTTCatggaagaggtggcatttgagaaGGCTCTGGAAGGATGAGGATAATTTGGAAAGTAAAAGTCAAGAGGGACAGCACTTTACACAGAAAGGACATGGCTGGGATGAGAATGGGATGGATGTGGAGACGGGGTCAGGAGGGGGACTTTTATAGTATGTAGTGATTTGGTTGACTAAAATGAAGTCTTTGGGGAACAGCAAAAAGTAAGATTGGAttgatgtgtgtgtgagagagagagaaagagagagagagagagagagagagaaggagaatgaGGGAAACGGCTGTGGAGGATCCCAACCATCAGGCAGAGCAAGGAGTTTGAACTTAGTGGAGGGCCAATGAAGAAAGTGAGTGGTGAGCAGGCGGCAGCAATGAGGAAAGTGATGTTTGGGGACAATAAATCTGACAGCTGTGGACCAGGCAGGGTTGGAGGCTGAGAGACTTGTGGCAGAGGGACCACTTTGGAAGTTGTTGGTAGTAATTCAGGCATGAAGTAGCACGACTCTTTCTCAGGAGAATGTAAAGTAAGGGGTGAACCAGAGAGAGCTTTCAAAGAAAGAGAGGGTGAGATGTGAACATATCAGAtacaaaggatgaagagggaaCAATTCAATGTGGCTTCAGCGTTCCGAGTCTGGAAGAACGGTAGTGCTCCCAATGAATGGAATGAGAGCCATGAAGGGGAGTCAGTTTTGTCCAAAATCAGTGACCCTTTGATCTGGCTCTTCCTCTTCTGAAACGGTTCTTTTCTTAAATCTTCCAAAGGTTCTAACTCCACCTCCTATAACCCAAGGActtttattctaatattttctctgcatgttttttctttcaggcaattttaatttatattttaataaatattctgtCTGGACCATGTCTTTCTAACCAAGTAATGAAAGTCAAATGTGCATAGCCTAAAAGAACTACGTTTTAAGAAGAAATAAGAGAGTATTTATATGTAAGGGACAAGTGTGGGGGTTTTGTTcgttcatttgtttgcttttaactTATATCCCCTATGCAGAAAATTCAGACCAGaatcttttttcttcctattattCGGATTCAATTATGTTTTAGGAAACCaactaaatatttggtaaattcaATGAAACAAATTACTCAGAATAATGGCTTGGAATTGTGTAGACAAAAGAATTATCTGATTGACTAAATCTTTTGCTTTACAATTGGCTGTAATGATAATGGAGACATGGTTTAAATGATCACATTTTTCCCATTTCAGCTCTGTCTACACACTACCAAAAGATCTCTCTCCGTTCAGTCAGTTCAGGTGTTCAGCATTGTGTAGATAAAATATCTTTATCATTGACTGCGTATTTCAAAGGAATTGATTGGATCTTTCAGTATTTTGGAGACGCAGAAATATCTTGGTAAAGGACTACACTATGGATAAACACAttcaattcaaatattttatttccacagGATACAGGGGTATGCAGAATATTTTATAGATCAGGCTACCAGTTTCATTTTCAGTTGAGTCACACTAAcgtacttttttgtttgtttgttacagTATAACTGGTGGGAAACTGCAACATAGTCCAAGTAGAAACTCCAAACGTTTACGGCAAAATTTTCATTATGGATTTTGTTTGGCTGAAAAAGCCTTTGAAATGCCAAACAGTCTTTGTTTACATAAATTTCTTAAAAGCCTTCTACCTTCCTAGAGGAATGTTGGTAGCCCAAGAGACAAAAGCAGCTTTCCTTTTAAAGCAAtatatgccttttatttgttGCTGTTATTGCTGCTGATGACAGAAAAGCAGTCGTGTATTATGGGAAAcacagaaaactaggaataagaAAAAAGGCATCCTTTACCCCATTTCTCAAAAACCACAATTTACTAGCATTTAGtcatattttttttcatgttttcactTGATCTTTTTTATATCATTATAGTCaatatacagatatataattttatatgctgTTTTTACACAAAATGTGAAATTAATATTCTCAAGAACAGTACAGagtaaaagaaaatggataagatTGTGAGTCAGTTTTTCTCAGCCGCAGTTTTCTCATTAATAAAATGATACTAACAATTCCTCATGGAGTTACTCAAATCAGATGAGATGCATCAGACTAAAttcgtggggttttttttgtctctcctccctcctgtacCATCAGCTACCCTTCCATCAGTCCTTTACTTCTCAGTGACTTCCATTCCCCTAGGCAGCCTCCTGACTCTGACTCTGACTCTTGAGTAATCCGAGTAGGTTGTGCTCATGGAAAATGAAGAATTCAGATAAAGAAAGGGCTTAAAtgtgtcttttctcttctccccctgcctccctccaaCTCCTGCCTCAAGTGTTACCtactttttaaagaagaaattttgaacaaggaaagacacttaagaaacaaaggaaagcaggcaTAATGGTGGCAGTAGGGCCGACATTTGGAAACATAAAGTCCCTTAAGTCGTGTGGGTAGCTTAATCAACGATTAACCTTAAAAggcatattgggacttccctggcagtccagtggttaagaatctatgcttccactgcagggggcacgggttcgatccctggtcgggaaactaagatcccacgtgccgcgggtgtggcaaaaaacaaaaaacaacaaaaaagggtgTATTAATGATACTAAACTCTCCAGCATTAGGCCTAAATCAGAGGTTCCTCAAGTTTACTGGGACTGTTTTTGTACTGTTTTCACAGGTCCACCTTTCatttttaactgttttatttGTTCCATTTTTCTGGGTTCAACTCTATCCTTAATAGTATAGAGATCTCTTAGATGGGAAAAAAGTGCAATTTTTGTAACTTAGCACACAGTTATCTGAGTGTGcaatcttattttattattaaagaaaagttttCCATTTTCACATCCTATataaggaaaaactacatatgcCATAAATTGCCTCAGTGAAAGTGCCCTGCAGTCACATGTTTTGTGTCCTTTGGTTAGATGAACGCACATTGTGTATTCCCAATTTTATGCTTGCAGCTTTGAGACATAATTTCACcagtaaagaaatataaattttccTGTATGCctacaaaaaggaaaaacctgCACTCGCACAGAATTCTTGATTTTACCACACACCAAAAAACACCTTAAAATCAGCTAACCTTGAAAATGACAAAGTATATTTCTTTACGTAGCCTCTTGTGAATTCTTCAAATTGCAGATATTCCAAGTTCCAGACAGATTAAGTCTGGGCTGTAACCATGTTCTTCGTCTCCTTTACTTTTTTTATGAGTTGGGGGAAGGGTGAAAGCTGTAAAGCTAGAGCTAGGTCAACATCAAGCAGAATTTTGCAGTAGGTCACTTTATTTTCGCTATCCTCCTCAACTTAATGAAACATTCACTCACAGCCCTAAAAGCACCTAGCGCTCTCCTAGGTGGGGGGGCCACTGGGATATAGAAAGACACACTCTTCATCTTCAAGGAGCTCACTATTGGCCATGTACACAAATAATCCTGAGCAGACCATTATGTTCTACAATAGAGGACGAAGCCTCCATGAGGGGAAAAGCAAAATGGCGGAGAATGCAGGAAAGCTCTATGGAGAACATGGCATTGATCTGGGCCAGTAAAGGTGGGCGGAATGTCTAAAAGCAGCAataaggagacagagagaaaagaaagaaagttcaACAGAAAGAGAGGAGTAGATAGGGGAAGACTGGGTACGTTCAAGGAGAGAATAGTCTAGTATCACGGAAGTGGGGCAATGAAAGTGAACTGTCTACTGAGGGAAGCCTGAACCAGATTGTGGTCCTGCTGTATCTAActcccatctctcctccccagccctgaCCTTTGCCACTCTACCTACTTACACCCACACCCATGATTACAACTCCCAACTATGAGAGTCTAGTACACAGCTCTAGCAAAGACATCTCCTGACCCCTATGCCTAATTGAGTTTTGGACATCA from Eschrichtius robustus isolate mEscRob2 chromosome 17, mEscRob2.pri, whole genome shotgun sequence includes:
- the TRHR gene encoding thyrotropin-releasing hormone receptor, which produces MENQTVSELNQTQLQPRAVVALEYQVVTIFLVLIICGLGIVGNIMVVLVVMRAKHMRTPTNCYLVSLAVADLMVLVAAGLPNITDSIYGSWVYGYVGCLCITYLQYLGINASSCSITAFTIERYIAICHPIKAQFLCTFSRAKKIIIFVWAFTSIYCMLWFFLLDLNISTYKDAIVVSCGYKISRNYYSPIYLMDFGVFYVVPMILATVLYGFIARILFLNPIPSDPKENSKTWKNDSTHQKNLNSKTSSRYFNSTVSSRKQVTKMLAVVVILFALLWMPYRTLVVVNSFLSSPFQENWFLLFCRICIYLNSAINPVIYNLMSQKFRAAFRKLCNCKQKPVEKPANYSVALNYSVIKESDHYSTELDDITVTDTYLSATKVSFDDTCLASEITVSQS